In Halomarina salina, one DNA window encodes the following:
- a CDS encoding UDP-N-acetyl glucosamine 2-epimerase, protein MDTNQQVYGDRLARQMEAGDHVLAVVTATKPDFYKQAPVVAAARERDVPCFVLHTGQHYDDVLGHGLVEYDLEDHIAVDLGVRGDLSEKTASLMTEIKAFAQHLDREYPDTTVLPIVHGDTLAAGIVPQAWLFATNQMVAHNEAGLRSMAPDFSAHGDPAAFVEQQWDGDWSLNRAEPFPEQYDTFVGSAAAMYHLAPTALNREHLVNEGYPESVGDDERIPVVGNSVVDAIEMKSDVGEESVFDVYPVLEERDDWIRVDVHRRANLLPDRFRAIVDCVVRLVEADYNVNFLELTATRQALENYGLRERLLRLDDERENFLFTGLWKRHAHVYEFLRSGQCFAELTDSGSMQEELNHIDEAHCLTARFNTDRPETVFEANSNLLVPPSDGESMFETVEYVYETDSVRERLGSGPELYGGNVGEKIVEFLAEKDGEPFEWAHERAGFAGSGSDFDYL, encoded by the coding sequence ATGGACACGAACCAGCAGGTGTACGGGGACCGCCTCGCCCGGCAGATGGAGGCGGGCGACCACGTCCTCGCGGTCGTAACCGCGACCAAACCCGACTTCTACAAGCAGGCCCCCGTCGTCGCCGCCGCTCGCGAACGCGATGTCCCGTGTTTCGTCCTCCACACCGGCCAGCACTACGACGACGTCCTCGGTCACGGCCTCGTCGAGTACGACCTCGAAGACCACATCGCGGTCGACCTGGGGGTCCGCGGCGACCTCAGCGAGAAGACCGCGTCGCTGATGACCGAGATAAAGGCGTTCGCGCAGCACCTCGACCGCGAGTACCCCGACACGACCGTCCTCCCCATCGTCCACGGCGACACGCTCGCCGCCGGTATCGTCCCGCAGGCGTGGCTGTTCGCCACCAACCAGATGGTCGCGCACAACGAGGCCGGCCTGCGCTCGATGGCCCCCGACTTCTCGGCCCACGGCGACCCGGCCGCGTTCGTCGAGCAGCAGTGGGACGGGGACTGGTCGCTCAACCGCGCCGAACCGTTCCCCGAGCAGTACGACACGTTCGTCGGGAGTGCGGCCGCGATGTACCACCTCGCGCCGACCGCGCTCAACCGCGAGCACCTCGTGAACGAGGGCTACCCCGAGTCCGTCGGCGACGACGAGCGCATCCCCGTCGTCGGGAACAGCGTCGTCGACGCCATCGAGATGAAGAGCGACGTCGGCGAGGAGTCCGTCTTCGACGTCTATCCCGTCCTCGAAGAACGCGACGACTGGATTCGCGTCGACGTCCACCGCCGGGCGAACCTGCTGCCCGACCGGTTCCGCGCCATCGTCGACTGCGTGGTCCGACTGGTCGAGGCGGACTACAACGTCAACTTCCTCGAACTCACCGCGACGCGACAGGCTCTGGAGAACTACGGTCTCCGGGAGAGACTGCTCCGACTCGACGACGAACGCGAGAACTTCCTGTTCACGGGGCTCTGGAAGCGCCACGCGCACGTCTACGAGTTCCTGCGCTCGGGGCAGTGCTTCGCCGAACTTACCGATTCCGGCAGTATGCAGGAGGAACTGAACCACATCGACGAGGCCCACTGTCTCACCGCGCGGTTCAACACCGACCGCCCGGAGACCGTGTTCGAGGCCAACAGCAACCTGCTGGTCCCCCCGAGCGACGGCGAGTCGATGTTCGAGACGGTCGAGTACGTCTACGAGACCGACTCGGTCCGCGAGCGACTCGGCTCCGGGCCGGAACTGTACGGCGGGAACGTCGGCGAGAAAATCGTCGAGTTCCTCGCCGAGAAGGACGGCGAACCGTTCGAGTGGGCGCACGAACGCGCCGGGTTCGCGGGGAGCGGGAGCGACTTCGACTACCTCTGA
- a CDS encoding DUF7545 family protein, producing MSNSETMDVRIETPDGEDEVTLPTGLLDMLAEEGESAADVVGDLALMSCAQRVHAAVHHGHGEADPELEAVEETTLDLFEERFGMTFGEATGHDH from the coding sequence ATGTCGAACTCGGAGACGATGGACGTGCGTATCGAGACGCCCGACGGCGAGGACGAAGTGACGCTCCCCACCGGCCTGCTCGACATGCTGGCCGAGGAGGGCGAGTCGGCGGCCGACGTGGTCGGCGACCTCGCACTCATGTCCTGCGCTCAGCGCGTCCACGCCGCGGTCCACCACGGCCACGGCGAGGCGGACCCGGAACTGGAGGCCGTCGAGGAGACGACCCTCGACCTGTTCGAGGAGCGCTTCGGCATGACGTTCGGCGAGGCGACCGGCCACGACCACTGA
- a CDS encoding helix-turn-helix domain-containing protein: protein MGLLAEFHLSSDHLPLVPVATVVPETTLELDQGQPRSSGTPTLILRATGEDADALEAALDDSRFVGEYSRIGRDGATRQYQLRPAGEGPESLDELAVNRSVVERIVVVEDGWLERCRFADREEFAAYRAFCREHDIGFTLRRLHDDEAERPSERMTDRQREALLTAYEMGYFDIPRTASMADVAESLGITAPSLSERLRRAYVHLVEDHLRSNPDLMGLTG from the coding sequence ATGGGACTCCTCGCCGAATTCCACCTCTCTTCCGACCACCTCCCGCTGGTCCCGGTCGCCACCGTCGTTCCGGAGACGACGCTCGAACTCGACCAGGGCCAGCCACGCTCTTCGGGGACGCCGACGCTGATTCTCCGTGCGACGGGCGAGGACGCCGACGCGCTGGAGGCGGCCCTCGACGACTCCCGGTTCGTCGGCGAGTACTCGCGCATCGGCCGGGACGGGGCGACCCGCCAGTACCAGTTGCGACCGGCCGGTGAGGGCCCCGAGTCCCTCGACGAACTGGCAGTGAACCGGTCCGTCGTCGAGCGCATCGTCGTCGTCGAGGACGGCTGGCTGGAGCGCTGCCGGTTCGCCGACCGCGAGGAGTTCGCCGCGTACCGAGCGTTCTGCCGCGAGCACGACATCGGCTTCACGCTCCGACGACTCCACGACGACGAGGCCGAGCGACCGTCGGAACGGATGACCGACCGTCAGCGCGAGGCCCTGCTGACGGCCTACGAGATGGGCTACTTCGACATCCCTCGGACCGCCTCGATGGCCGACGTCGCCGAGTCGCTGGGTATCACCGCACCCTCGCTCTCCGAGCGCCTCCGGCGTGCGTACGTCCACCTCGTCGAGGACCACCTCCGTTCGAACCCCGACTTGATGGGCCTAACTGGTTAG
- a CDS encoding ATP-binding cassette domain-containing protein: MAIDARGVELTYSDGTEAVKGVDIAIPEGEFFGFLGANGAGKTTTIKTLVTLLHPTGGSVTVNGFDVVSEQRSVRESIGYMAQETSVDPELTARENIRFACEAYGVPKADRSGRIDELLDLVDLADVADKTAKDFSGGMKKRLDVATVLVHRPPLVFLDEPTTGLDPKARNRLWDYFERINEEGTTVFLTTQYLEEADQLCDRISVIMDGRIEATGSPAELKSRVGGDVLDIELDDPDEPTVERAREVAESSELFDESATVSTTDEGISVTSASARRHGTDLLVALRDAGLTVVGFNVRSPTLDDVFLAITDADAGAETAGDEATETGGSGTSDDDATDAPPAETEVSR; encoded by the coding sequence CTGGCTATCGACGCGCGCGGGGTCGAACTGACGTACTCCGACGGGACGGAGGCCGTGAAGGGGGTGGACATCGCCATCCCCGAGGGCGAGTTCTTCGGCTTCCTCGGCGCGAACGGTGCGGGCAAGACGACGACCATCAAGACGCTCGTCACCCTCCTCCACCCGACCGGGGGGTCGGTGACCGTCAACGGCTTCGACGTGGTCTCCGAGCAGCGCTCGGTCCGGGAGTCCATCGGCTACATGGCCCAGGAGACGAGCGTCGACCCGGAGCTCACGGCCCGCGAGAACATCCGGTTCGCCTGCGAGGCGTACGGCGTTCCGAAGGCCGACCGGTCGGGACGCATCGACGAACTGCTCGACCTCGTCGACCTCGCTGACGTCGCCGACAAGACCGCGAAGGACTTCTCTGGCGGGATGAAGAAGCGCCTCGACGTCGCGACGGTGCTGGTCCACCGCCCGCCGCTCGTCTTCCTCGACGAACCGACGACGGGCCTGGACCCGAAGGCGCGGAATCGCCTCTGGGACTACTTCGAACGCATCAACGAGGAGGGCACGACGGTGTTCCTCACCACGCAGTACCTCGAAGAGGCCGACCAGCTCTGTGACCGCATCTCGGTCATCATGGACGGGCGCATCGAGGCGACGGGGTCGCCCGCGGAACTCAAGTCCCGCGTCGGGGGCGACGTCCTCGACATCGAACTCGACGACCCCGACGAACCGACCGTCGAGCGCGCTCGCGAGGTCGCCGAGTCCTCGGAGCTGTTCGACGAGTCGGCGACCGTCTCGACCACCGACGAGGGTATCAGCGTGACCTCCGCCTCGGCGCGCCGCCACGGCACGGACCTGCTGGTCGCCCTCCGGGACGCGGGCCTCACCGTCGTCGGGTTCAACGTCCGCTCGCCGACGCTCGACGACGTGTTCCTCGCCATCACCGACGCGGACGCTGGCGCGGAGACGGCGGGTGACGAGGCCACCGAGACGGGCGGAAGCGGGACGAGCGACGACGACGCGACGGACGCGCCGCCCGCCGAGACGGAGGTGTCGCGATGA
- a CDS encoding ABC transporter permease has product MSTPGEERTATSVGQKTDANGFVSDVWINLKRWVLKTVRNPFVVVVSLLNPVVFLVLFTEVFGQITGGAISQSLGSDVSYTTYLVPAIVIQVSLIAATTSGIGLVNDIENGMFEKVLVTPMNRAAVFLGKSLSEVLRIVAQICIILVLGYALLWIDGGGAPEAYVATGLLGAVGIVAVGILFSIWFTAFSNIMALLTRDEESTIIAVNMLQFPLLFLSSAFLPIEILPEWVQVVATLNPITYGIDAARALMLGEDVMTVVEVTAFGGIWDTLVPAIAVLAVLDLVLGAAAVYMLNQASSSAVQ; this is encoded by the coding sequence ATGAGCACCCCCGGAGAGGAGCGGACGGCGACGAGCGTCGGCCAGAAGACCGACGCCAACGGGTTCGTCTCGGACGTCTGGATCAACCTCAAGCGGTGGGTGCTGAAGACCGTCCGGAACCCGTTCGTGGTGGTCGTCTCGCTGCTCAACCCGGTCGTGTTCCTCGTCCTGTTCACCGAGGTGTTCGGCCAGATTACGGGCGGAGCCATCAGCCAGTCGCTCGGCAGCGACGTCAGCTACACGACCTACCTCGTCCCGGCCATCGTCATCCAGGTGTCGCTCATCGCGGCGACGACCTCGGGTATCGGCCTCGTCAACGACATCGAGAACGGCATGTTCGAGAAGGTGCTCGTCACGCCGATGAACCGGGCGGCGGTGTTCCTCGGGAAGTCGCTCTCGGAGGTGCTGCGCATCGTCGCCCAGATATGCATCATCCTCGTGCTGGGGTACGCGCTGCTGTGGATAGACGGTGGCGGCGCCCCCGAGGCGTACGTTGCGACGGGACTGCTCGGCGCGGTCGGCATCGTCGCCGTCGGCATCCTCTTCTCCATCTGGTTCACCGCGTTCTCGAACATCATGGCGCTCCTCACGCGCGACGAGGAGTCGACCATCATCGCGGTCAACATGCTCCAGTTCCCGCTGCTGTTCCTCTCCAGTGCGTTCCTGCCCATCGAGATCCTCCCGGAGTGGGTGCAGGTCGTCGCCACGCTCAACCCCATCACCTACGGCATCGACGCCGCGCGGGCGCTGATGCTCGGCGAGGACGTGATGACGGTCGTCGAGGTGACCGCGTTCGGCGGCATCTGGGACACGCTCGTCCCCGCGATAGCCGTCCTCGCCGTCCTCGACCTCGTTCTGGGTGCGGCGGCCGTCTACATGCTCAACCAGGCGTCGAGCTCCGCCGTGCAGTAG
- a CDS encoding potassium channel family protein: protein MDKWMRRTVRYMAVLFVVMLLYAVVYDYGMGAFEADRISFLHSLQVVVETFTTTGFGSDAPWSSWQMNVLVIVMDLTGVFLIFLALPTLVFPLFEEALSTAAPTSVDLGDHVVIAGYTARGEALIRELDARGIPYVVVEPDRDRAADIYESDTTVVHGEPESVETYRDDVNLEYARALVADVDDATNASVTLTATQVCDTPVITFVEEPPLKEYHRLAGASDVFSPRQLVGESLATKVTSGVSSDLDDAIEIGDGFDVVELPVQSGSELDGVQVADSGIREQTGANVIGAWFRGEFVSPPSPNTLIDEQTILLVAGHESQLEELKRLTRSEQRRRRHGHVVVAGLGVVGETVVRAIDDAGIGLPQVTVDTDPEKEADVTGDVTDVDVLREAGIEAAGTVILSLPDDTQTVFATLVVRELNPEVEIVARAESQESVRKLYRAGADYVLSLGTVSGRMLASTILDEEVITFDQQVELIRTGPGDLANRTLGEADIRARTGCTVVAVERNGDLVSELGPDFRLDPDDELIVAGTDDDIVTFTEMVGEAD, encoded by the coding sequence ATGGACAAGTGGATGCGCCGGACGGTCCGGTACATGGCCGTTCTCTTCGTCGTCATGCTCCTGTACGCCGTCGTCTACGACTACGGGATGGGGGCGTTCGAGGCCGACCGGATCTCCTTCCTCCACTCGCTGCAGGTCGTCGTCGAGACGTTCACGACGACCGGGTTCGGCTCCGACGCACCGTGGTCGAGCTGGCAGATGAACGTGCTGGTCATCGTGATGGACCTCACCGGCGTGTTCCTCATCTTCCTCGCCCTGCCGACGCTCGTCTTCCCGCTGTTCGAGGAGGCGCTGTCGACGGCCGCACCGACGAGCGTCGACCTCGGTGACCACGTCGTCATCGCCGGGTACACGGCTCGCGGCGAGGCGCTTATCCGGGAACTCGACGCTCGCGGCATCCCGTACGTTGTCGTCGAACCGGACCGGGACCGGGCGGCCGACATCTACGAGTCCGACACCACCGTCGTCCACGGCGAACCCGAGAGCGTCGAGACGTACCGGGACGACGTGAACCTCGAATACGCCCGGGCGCTCGTGGCCGACGTCGACGACGCGACCAACGCCTCGGTGACGCTCACGGCCACGCAGGTCTGTGACACGCCCGTCATCACGTTCGTCGAGGAGCCACCGCTGAAGGAGTACCACCGGCTCGCCGGGGCGAGCGACGTCTTCTCACCCCGCCAGCTGGTCGGCGAGAGCCTCGCGACGAAGGTCACGTCGGGCGTCTCCTCGGACCTCGACGACGCCATCGAGATCGGGGACGGGTTCGACGTCGTGGAACTCCCCGTGCAGTCGGGCAGCGAACTCGACGGCGTGCAGGTCGCGGACAGCGGTATCCGCGAGCAGACGGGTGCGAACGTCATCGGCGCGTGGTTCCGCGGCGAGTTCGTCTCGCCGCCGTCGCCGAACACGCTCATCGACGAGCAGACCATCCTGCTCGTCGCGGGCCACGAGTCCCAGCTGGAGGAGCTGAAACGGCTCACCCGCTCCGAACAGCGCCGCCGCCGACACGGCCACGTCGTCGTCGCGGGACTGGGCGTCGTCGGCGAGACCGTCGTCAGGGCCATCGACGATGCAGGAATCGGCCTCCCACAGGTCACCGTCGACACCGACCCCGAGAAGGAGGCCGACGTGACCGGCGACGTGACCGACGTCGACGTGCTCCGCGAGGCGGGGATCGAGGCGGCCGGGACCGTCATCCTCTCGTTGCCCGACGACACGCAGACCGTGTTCGCCACGCTCGTCGTCCGCGAGCTGAATCCGGAGGTCGAGATCGTCGCCCGCGCCGAGTCCCAGGAGAGCGTCCGCAAACTCTACCGGGCGGGTGCGGACTACGTCCTCTCGCTGGGGACCGTCAGCGGACGGATGCTCGCCTCGACCATCCTCGACGAGGAGGTCATCACCTTCGACCAGCAGGTCGAACTCATCCGCACGGGACCGGGCGACCTGGCCAACCGGACGCTCGGCGAGGCCGACATCCGCGCCCGGACCGGGTGTACCGTCGTCGCCGTCGAACGCAACGGGGACCTCGTCTCCGAACTGGGTCCCGACTTCAGACTCGACCCCGACGACGAACTCATCGTCGCCGGGACCGACGACGACATCGTCACGTTCACCGAGATGGTCGGCGAGGCCGACTGA
- a CDS encoding penicillin acylase family protein, giving the protein MSRNYVQMAAAVVAVVLLVVAGVLGGSYLSLAAPFSGGAWTGVSDSGSGLGSTVGDAVNGETTVENPYGEATVAYDDDGVPHIEASNEEALYYAVGYVQARDRLWEMDLQRRLMGGTLSAAVGDAAVESDRFHREMDFRGAAEASWQSVEDSGYGPLVEAFTGGVNRYMDTEPLPVEFRLNDYEPERWTPVATLLIDKQISWSLSGDFRDLEGSVLDAKLGANATSQLYPDQLAHDSPVLRTEWNATTANGSNASALADYDALYDSLRDFQREPGIGSNNWVVSGNQTASGRPLLANDPHLSLTVPPVWYEMHLTVTGDDGYDVRGVTFPGVPSVIIGQNRDVAWGVTNVGADVTDLYRYETPSNDTYVYEGETREFETERQTIEVKGGDDVDVTVRKSVHGPYLERETPDGPVGVAVAWTGLTGTKEALAIHDFNRASSVEEMEEAARNFDSPTQNLVAMDRDGGTLYRATGKYPYRYTNGSVVRGDRVFDGSAGEGEWRGFTPYGQSSWEGFVPYEQVPHVQNADYVATANQRTADEPGFYLSTSSRYADPYRGARIYELLDRRAESDEPMDSEYMQTIQRDVYSTAAEGFVPGILDSRKSMNEDTREWADSLESWDYNMTADSEAALAFALFRQEVRNATFYDEYHPKGLDEGYYPHLYVVQTLPADSEWFDDVRTADRETRADVYAEAMARAEARAEEEGWETYGDYNRLDLNHPFPVGYLDYPSRAMDGSPFTVFNFRVEGSMQAGSSWRMVSTWGSDSLGVIPGGQSGNPFSPHYHDQLDEWAEGEYKPMTFDAPGGVDIRFVEGSDE; this is encoded by the coding sequence ATGTCACGAAATTACGTGCAGATGGCGGCCGCGGTGGTCGCCGTCGTCCTCCTCGTCGTCGCGGGGGTGCTCGGCGGGAGCTACCTCTCGCTGGCGGCCCCGTTCAGCGGCGGCGCGTGGACCGGTGTCTCCGACAGCGGCTCCGGTCTCGGCAGTACGGTCGGCGACGCCGTGAACGGCGAGACGACCGTCGAGAACCCCTACGGCGAGGCGACCGTCGCGTACGACGACGACGGCGTCCCGCACATCGAGGCGTCGAACGAAGAGGCGCTCTACTACGCCGTCGGCTACGTCCAGGCCAGGGACCGACTGTGGGAGATGGACCTCCAGCGTCGCCTGATGGGCGGGACGCTCTCCGCCGCCGTCGGCGACGCGGCCGTCGAGTCCGACCGGTTCCACCGCGAGATGGACTTCCGCGGTGCGGCCGAAGCGTCGTGGCAGTCCGTGGAGGACTCCGGGTACGGCCCGCTCGTCGAGGCGTTCACCGGCGGCGTCAACCGCTACATGGACACCGAACCGCTCCCGGTCGAGTTCCGACTGAACGACTACGAACCGGAGCGGTGGACGCCCGTGGCGACGCTGCTCATCGACAAGCAGATATCCTGGTCGCTGTCGGGGGACTTCCGCGACCTGGAGGGGAGTGTCCTCGACGCGAAACTCGGCGCGAACGCGACGAGCCAGCTCTACCCCGACCAGCTGGCGCACGACAGCCCCGTCCTCCGGACCGAGTGGAACGCGACGACCGCGAACGGGTCGAACGCGTCCGCCCTCGCCGACTACGACGCGCTGTACGACTCCCTCCGTGACTTCCAGCGCGAACCGGGCATCGGGTCGAACAACTGGGTCGTCTCGGGGAACCAGACCGCGAGCGGGCGACCGCTGCTCGCCAACGACCCGCACCTCTCCCTCACCGTCCCGCCGGTGTGGTACGAGATGCACCTGACGGTCACGGGCGACGACGGCTACGACGTGCGTGGCGTGACGTTCCCCGGCGTCCCGAGCGTCATCATCGGACAGAACCGGGACGTCGCGTGGGGCGTGACGAACGTCGGCGCGGACGTCACCGACCTCTACCGCTACGAGACGCCCTCGAACGACACGTACGTCTACGAGGGCGAGACGCGCGAGTTCGAGACCGAACGGCAGACCATCGAGGTGAAAGGGGGTGACGACGTCGACGTGACGGTCAGGAAGTCGGTCCACGGCCCGTACCTCGAACGCGAGACGCCCGACGGCCCCGTCGGCGTCGCCGTCGCGTGGACCGGCCTGACGGGCACGAAGGAGGCGCTGGCCATCCACGACTTCAACCGGGCGTCGAGCGTCGAGGAGATGGAGGAGGCCGCGCGGAACTTCGACTCGCCGACCCAGAACCTCGTGGCGATGGACCGTGATGGCGGGACGCTCTACCGTGCCACCGGGAAGTACCCGTACCGCTACACGAACGGCTCCGTCGTCCGCGGTGACCGCGTGTTCGACGGGAGCGCTGGCGAGGGCGAGTGGCGCGGGTTCACGCCGTACGGCCAGTCGTCGTGGGAGGGGTTCGTCCCGTACGAGCAGGTGCCGCACGTCCAGAACGCCGACTACGTCGCCACCGCGAACCAGCGGACCGCCGACGAACCGGGGTTCTACCTCTCGACGAGCAGTCGGTACGCCGACCCGTACCGCGGGGCGCGCATCTACGAACTGCTCGACCGACGCGCGGAGTCGGACGAACCGATGGACAGCGAGTACATGCAGACCATCCAGCGGGACGTCTACTCGACGGCCGCGGAGGGGTTCGTCCCCGGCATCCTGGACTCGCGAAAGTCCATGAACGAGGACACCCGTGAGTGGGCGGACTCGCTGGAGTCGTGGGACTACAACATGACCGCCGACTCCGAGGCGGCGCTGGCGTTCGCGCTGTTCCGCCAGGAGGTCCGCAACGCGACGTTCTACGACGAGTATCACCCGAAGGGCCTCGACGAGGGCTACTACCCGCACCTCTACGTCGTCCAGACGCTCCCGGCCGACAGCGAGTGGTTCGACGACGTCCGCACCGCCGACCGGGAGACGCGCGCCGACGTCTACGCCGAGGCGATGGCGCGAGCGGAGGCCCGCGCCGAGGAGGAGGGCTGGGAGACGTACGGCGACTACAACCGACTGGACCTGAACCACCCGTTCCCGGTCGGGTACCTCGACTACCCCTCGCGGGCGATGGACGGGTCGCCGTTCACCGTGTTCAACTTCCGCGTCGAGGGGTCGATGCAGGCCGGGTCGAGCTGGCGCATGGTCTCGACGTGGGGGAGCGACTCGCTCGGCGTCATCCCTGGCGGGCAGTCGGGCAACCCGTTCTCGCCGCACTACCACGACCAGCTCGACGAGTGGGCCGAGGGCGAGTACAAGCCGATGACGTTCGACGCGCCCGGTGGCGTCGACATCCGATTCGTGGAGGGGAGCGATGAGTGA
- a CDS encoding M24 family metallopeptidase produces MQPDLSALDAFLDDRGADGYLVFADAEDSTQRYVSGFDAPDPYLTLYDGDVHLLVSSLEYGRAKKDSDAASVSRHADYDYGAKVDEYGHEEAGDRVVVEFLDEHDVDSVVTPDDFPLAEADAYRDLGASVTAERQGVVDDIRATKTTEEVEHIRDAQEANERAMARAEELVAEARVETGTDAGSGVLVHEGEVLTSEMVTREIELELLRHGYALDETIVACGADAADPHDRGSGPLRADESIIVDIFPRSKETKYYADMTRTFVKGDPNDTVAEWYDLTQEAKEAAFDALEPGATGKEVHDAVCDVYEDAGWPTLRSDERTETGFIHSTGHGVGLDIHEGPSLSPRGEELEPGHVVTIEPGLYDPEFGGVRIEDIAVVTEDGYENFTDYPEELVVE; encoded by the coding sequence ATGCAACCCGACCTCTCTGCGCTCGACGCGTTCCTCGACGACCGCGGCGCGGACGGCTACCTCGTCTTCGCCGACGCCGAGGACTCGACACAGCGCTACGTCTCCGGCTTCGACGCCCCCGACCCGTACCTGACGCTGTACGACGGCGACGTCCACCTGCTCGTCTCCAGCCTGGAGTACGGCCGCGCGAAGAAGGACAGCGACGCCGCGAGCGTCTCCCGGCACGCCGACTACGACTACGGCGCGAAGGTCGACGAGTACGGCCACGAGGAGGCGGGCGACCGCGTCGTCGTCGAGTTCCTCGACGAGCACGACGTCGACAGCGTCGTCACGCCCGACGACTTCCCCCTGGCCGAGGCGGACGCCTACCGCGACCTCGGCGCGAGCGTGACGGCCGAACGCCAGGGTGTCGTCGACGACATCCGCGCGACGAAGACCACCGAGGAGGTCGAACACATCCGGGACGCACAGGAGGCCAACGAGCGGGCGATGGCCCGTGCGGAGGAACTCGTCGCCGAGGCGCGGGTCGAGACGGGCACCGACGCGGGCAGTGGCGTCCTCGTCCACGAGGGCGAGGTGCTGACCAGCGAGATGGTCACCCGAGAGATAGAGCTGGAACTGCTGCGCCACGGCTACGCGCTCGACGAGACCATCGTCGCCTGCGGGGCGGACGCCGCCGACCCCCACGACCGCGGGAGCGGGCCGCTCCGCGCCGACGAGTCCATCATCGTCGACATCTTCCCGCGCAGCAAGGAGACGAAGTACTACGCCGACATGACCCGGACGTTCGTGAAGGGCGACCCGAACGACACCGTGGCGGAGTGGTACGACCTGACCCAGGAGGCGAAGGAGGCGGCGTTCGACGCGCTCGAACCGGGTGCGACCGGGAAGGAGGTGCACGACGCCGTCTGCGACGTCTACGAGGACGCGGGCTGGCCGACGCTCCGGAGCGACGAGCGCACCGAGACGGGGTTCATCCACTCGACGGGCCACGGCGTCGGCCTCGACATCCACGAGGGGCCGAGCCTCAGCCCCCGCGGCGAGGAGCTCGAACCGGGTCACGTCGTCACTATCGAGCCGGGACTGTACGACCCCGAGTTCGGCGGCGTCCGCATCGAGGACATCGCCGTCGTCACCGAGGACGGCTACGAGAACTTCACCGACTACCCCGAGGAGCTGGTGGTGGAGTAA
- a CDS encoding DUF7563 family protein yields MPHCDNCNNHVSRRFQTVFADDEGNLLACPSCSPNAGIAESSRDRSSRGESAE; encoded by the coding sequence ATGCCCCACTGTGACAACTGCAACAACCACGTGTCGCGACGGTTCCAGACTGTGTTCGCCGACGACGAGGGCAACCTGCTCGCGTGTCCGAGCTGCTCGCCGAACGCCGGTATCGCCGAGTCGTCGCGCGACCGGTCGAGCCGAGGCGAGTCGGCCGAGTGA
- a CDS encoding prephenate dehydrogenase/arogenate dehydrogenase family protein, with product MHCCIVGAGEMGRWLGSTLAADPAFDVSFADTDPAAADSAASALGGEAVPLDPQESSRRFDAVALAVPIPAVAEAVATQAPRADRALLDVTGVMGTALDAMREHAPDRERLSLHPMFSEANAPGSIAAVHDAPGAVTDAVRESLDAAGNDLFDTTAADHDDAMETVQAKAHAAVLAYGLAGEAVDPRYHTDVSTAMFDLVANVTGGSAHVFGDIQTAFEGADAVAEAAERIDAARGDPEAFAALYEEAGRLGDAPTAEDEPEADEAGDAASESDG from the coding sequence ATGCACTGCTGTATCGTCGGCGCTGGCGAGATGGGGAGGTGGCTCGGGTCGACGCTCGCCGCGGACCCGGCGTTCGACGTCTCGTTCGCCGACACTGACCCCGCTGCCGCCGACAGCGCGGCGTCGGCGCTCGGCGGTGAGGCCGTCCCGCTCGACCCCCAGGAGTCGTCCCGACGTTTCGACGCCGTCGCACTCGCGGTACCCATCCCCGCCGTCGCCGAGGCGGTGGCGACGCAGGCACCGCGCGCCGACCGGGCGCTCCTCGACGTGACCGGCGTGATGGGAACCGCCCTCGACGCGATGCGGGAGCACGCCCCCGACCGGGAACGCCTCTCGTTGCACCCGATGTTCTCCGAGGCGAACGCGCCGGGGAGTATCGCGGCCGTCCACGACGCCCCGGGTGCCGTCACCGACGCGGTCCGCGAGTCGCTCGACGCCGCCGGAAACGACCTGTTCGACACGACCGCCGCCGACCACGACGACGCGATGGAGACGGTGCAGGCGAAGGCCCACGCCGCCGTCCTCGCCTACGGACTGGCCGGCGAGGCGGTCGACCCGCGCTACCACACCGATGTCTCGACGGCGATGTTCGACCTCGTGGCGAACGTCACCGGCGGGTCGGCGCACGTCTTCGGCGACATCCAGACGGCGTTCGAGGGCGCCGACGCCGTCGCCGAGGCGGCCGAACGCATCGACGCGGCCCGTGGCGACCCCGAGGCGTTCGCCGCCCTCTACGAGGAGGCGGGGCGACTCGGCGACGCGCCGACCGCCGAGGACGAACCGGAAGCTGACGAAGCAGGAGACGCAGCGTCGGAGTCAGACGGATGA